One window of the Elusimicrobiota bacterium genome contains the following:
- a CDS encoding AAA family ATPase, translating into MIDPDNHFNTLMDLLEMERDAEKEDNKRELDRWPVEMREQLGKTVARLSIERRDVGVGGLPLLVLSRMAQGETLSPFHAMDQGDLVRVTFLNGEFSKEGTLYHVEDYRVTVALNEELLEEPSGKCRIDLLGSDATYKRMRRALDIVLRQGGRLGELREILLGNESASMGALPEIHFLNDRLNDFQRDAVRSALAAQDIALIHGPPGTGKTTVLAEIIRQAVAKGKSVLATAPSNIAVDNMLEKLLDAGLNVVRLGHPARILENLRHATLMAQLDEHPDQKVIRLMDRDRERLVVQRYRGQGRLPIEEDKALKREIKALWKEARAIEKSISKRIIQKADVVLATHGGIGALLNSERFDVVCLDEASQATEPLSWIPILLAEKVVMAGDPLQLPPTIHSKEAADRGLKTTLMERLQPDLPENLQTLLRVQYRMNKEIMGFSSAQFYENKLVAHESVQDHSLLDIPHVSPTGLTGARLVFVDTAGTNFNETWNELMDSRENEGEARLVLKLWNELAEAGVKPHWAALISPYAAQVRHLRHQVPPGLEVGTVDGFQGREKEVILLSLVRSNDQGEVGFLSDTRRMNVAMTRARRLLVVVGDSATIGRHRFYEAFLDYVQTHGEHRSAWEWISQ; encoded by the coding sequence ATGATTGATCCCGACAACCATTTCAATACTCTCATGGACCTGCTTGAAATGGAGCGGGACGCGGAGAAAGAAGACAACAAGCGGGAACTGGATCGGTGGCCTGTGGAGATGCGGGAGCAGTTGGGGAAAACCGTGGCCCGGTTGTCGATCGAACGGCGAGACGTGGGGGTGGGGGGGCTTCCTTTGTTGGTTCTTTCCCGCATGGCTCAAGGGGAAACCCTTTCGCCTTTTCACGCCATGGACCAGGGCGACTTGGTTCGCGTCACGTTCCTGAACGGTGAATTTTCTAAAGAGGGAACCCTCTATCACGTGGAAGATTACCGGGTGACGGTGGCGCTCAATGAAGAACTGTTGGAAGAGCCCTCCGGGAAATGCCGCATCGATCTTTTGGGGTCCGACGCCACCTACAAACGCATGCGCCGCGCGCTGGACATTGTCCTTCGCCAAGGCGGCCGTCTGGGTGAACTCCGCGAAATCCTTCTGGGGAATGAATCGGCTTCTATGGGTGCTCTCCCCGAAATCCATTTTTTAAATGACCGACTGAACGATTTTCAGCGGGACGCCGTTCGCTCTGCCCTGGCGGCCCAAGACATTGCCCTCATCCATGGGCCCCCGGGCACGGGGAAGACCACGGTGCTGGCGGAGATTATTCGTCAGGCCGTGGCTAAGGGGAAATCCGTTTTGGCCACCGCCCCCTCCAACATTGCCGTGGACAACATGCTGGAAAAACTTTTGGACGCGGGACTGAACGTGGTTCGCTTGGGTCATCCGGCGCGAATTTTGGAAAACCTTCGTCACGCCACGCTGATGGCCCAGCTCGATGAACATCCGGACCAGAAGGTGATCCGCTTGATGGATCGGGATCGGGAACGGTTGGTGGTCCAGCGGTATCGCGGGCAAGGCCGACTTCCCATCGAAGAAGATAAAGCGTTGAAGCGTGAAATTAAAGCGCTGTGGAAAGAAGCCCGGGCGATTGAAAAATCCATTTCGAAACGGATCATTCAAAAAGCCGACGTGGTTTTAGCGACTCACGGAGGGATTGGGGCTCTGTTGAATTCAGAACGGTTCGATGTGGTTTGTTTAGACGAAGCGAGCCAGGCCACGGAACCTCTTTCGTGGATTCCGATTCTGTTGGCGGAAAAGGTGGTTATGGCGGGGGACCCCTTGCAATTGCCGCCCACCATCCATTCGAAAGAGGCCGCGGACCGGGGACTGAAAACCACGCTCATGGAACGACTCCAACCGGATTTGCCGGAAAATCTTCAAACACTTTTGCGTGTTCAGTATCGTATGAACAAAGAGATCATGGGATTTTCCTCGGCCCAGTTTTACGAGAATAAACTTGTGGCCCACGAATCGGTTCAAGACCATTCTCTCCTGGACATCCCCCACGTTTCTCCCACCGGGCTCACGGGCGCTCGCTTGGTGTTTGTGGACACCGCGGGGACCAATTTCAATGAAACATGGAACGAGCTCATGGACAGTCGTGAGAATGAGGGCGAGGCCCGGTTGGTGTTGAAGTTGTGGAACGAATTGGCGGAGGCCGGAGTCAAACCCCATTGGGCGGCCCTCATCAGCCCCTACGCGGCCCAGGTCCGCCACCTGCGCCACCAGGTTCCCCCCGGGTTGGAAGTGGGCACCGTGGACGGGTTTCAGGGCAGGGAAAAAGAGGTGATCCTCCTGTCCCTCGTCCGATCGAACGATCAAGGGGAGGTGGGGTTCCTGTCCGATACCCGCCGAATGAACGTGGCCATGACCCGGGCGCGCCGCTTGCTCGTGGTGGTGGGGGATTCCGCAACCATTGGCCGACATCGGTTTTACGAAGCTTTCCTCGATTACGTCCAAACCCATGGCGAACACCGAAGCGCCTGGGAGTGGATATCCCAATAG
- a CDS encoding type II toxin-antitoxin system PemK/MazF family toxin, which translates to MVEFSFAQGGGSKKRPALVISAEAYHKSRQEVLLAAITSNTERVFVGDTFVEDWEDAGLLFPSIVTGIVRTIKSSMILQSFGKLSPTDFRRVERNLRKAMDFI; encoded by the coding sequence TTGGTTGAATTTTCCTTTGCTCAAGGGGGAGGATCAAAAAAGAGACCTGCCCTTGTTATTAGCGCGGAGGCGTATCACAAAAGTAGGCAGGAAGTCCTTTTGGCCGCCATCACCAGCAACACCGAAAGGGTTTTCGTTGGCGACACTTTTGTTGAGGATTGGGAAGACGCGGGACTCCTCTTCCCATCCATCGTGACGGGAATTGTCCGAACCATTAAATCCTCCATGATTCTCCAATCTTTTGGAAAGTTGTCCCCAACAGATTTTCGCCGGGTTGAACGAAACCTGCGGAAAGCTATGGATTTTATCTAA
- a CDS encoding dihydroneopterin aldolase: protein MDQLILSGLEVWLKVGCTEEERAFPQRIEMDVTLELPLADAGKGDNLSASIDYAEACDLIRNTLGPRTFKLAEAVAEQTADLLLWKFKLTSVTVLVKKRALPGLSWAGVQIHRP, encoded by the coding sequence GTGGACCAACTGATTTTATCGGGTTTGGAGGTGTGGCTCAAAGTGGGTTGCACAGAAGAGGAACGGGCGTTCCCCCAACGGATCGAGATGGACGTGACTCTCGAATTGCCCTTGGCGGACGCGGGGAAGGGGGACAATTTATCCGCTTCGATCGATTACGCAGAAGCCTGCGATTTGATCAGGAACACCTTGGGGCCCCGAACTTTTAAATTAGCCGAAGCCGTGGCGGAACAGACGGCGGATCTTCTGTTGTGGAAATTCAAACTCACTTCGGTGACCGTGCTTGTAAAAAAAAGGGCTCTCCCAGGCCTCTCCTGGGCTGGAGTCCAAATTCACCGGCCGTGA
- a CDS encoding CoA-binding protein: protein MKTVAVIGASLDRTKFGNKSVRAHLKAGYRVFPVHPRETEIEGLPVYKSIRDVPEPLDRVTLYIPPGAGLQIIEDIAKKNPKELFLNPGTESPELIERAKALGLDPLRACSIVDLGYHAADI from the coding sequence ATGAAAACAGTGGCGGTGATTGGCGCTTCATTGGATCGAACCAAGTTTGGGAACAAGTCTGTTCGTGCTCACCTGAAGGCGGGATATCGGGTGTTTCCTGTCCATCCCCGGGAAACAGAGATTGAGGGGCTCCCGGTCTATAAATCCATCCGCGACGTGCCGGAACCTTTGGACCGCGTCACGCTGTACATCCCACCGGGAGCGGGTCTCCAAATTATTGAAGACATCGCCAAGAAAAATCCTAAAGAACTTTTCTTGAATCCGGGAACAGAAAGTCCGGAACTGATCGAGCGGGCCAAAGCGTTGGGGTTGGATCCGCTTCGAGCGTGCAGCATCGTGGACCTCGGGTATCATGCCGCGGATATTTAA
- a CDS encoding arylesterase — MSSLPTTPVSHGIRIVAFGDSLTAGKDLEDPDREAYPAVLERELRAKGYTVNVTNAGHSGDTTFDALARLNFSLAEKPRVVIVGLGSNDTFQGKRLADMEKNLNEIVAQCQLAGATVVLCGMKTFPNLGFSYASDYAKLFKRVAKKNRAILVPFMLEGVAGDPALNLSDMIHPNPRGHEQVARNILPYVEQVLKKD; from the coding sequence ATGAGTTCCCTTCCGACGACACCGGTGTCTCACGGGATTCGAATCGTGGCTTTTGGGGATAGCCTAACGGCCGGGAAAGATTTAGAAGACCCAGACCGGGAGGCCTATCCCGCGGTTTTGGAACGGGAACTGCGGGCCAAGGGCTACACTGTGAACGTAACGAACGCTGGCCATTCGGGGGATACGACCTTTGACGCGTTAGCGCGATTGAATTTTAGTCTGGCGGAAAAACCCCGGGTGGTGATCGTGGGGTTGGGATCGAACGATACGTTTCAGGGGAAACGATTGGCGGATATGGAAAAGAATTTGAATGAGATCGTGGCCCAATGTCAGTTGGCGGGGGCGACGGTGGTTCTCTGCGGAATGAAAACGTTTCCCAATTTAGGTTTCTCTTACGCCTCCGACTACGCTAAACTATTTAAACGGGTGGCGAAAAAAAACCGGGCGATTTTGGTCCCGTTCATGTTGGAGGGTGTGGCGGGGGATCCCGCCCTGAATCTTTCGGATATGATTCACCCCAATCCGCGGGGGCATGAGCAGGTGGCGCGAAACATTTTGCCGTATGTAGAACAAGTTCTTAAGAAGGACTAA